The nucleotide sequence gtATTGCAAGTaggacaattagcaattaatcacataggcaaaccaagtataatatgcacacccaaaaaatatcacatagatgcatatgatgcatgcctgtccctagtggctgatgatatcatctgtcggttatatagccaacccgacacgtcctggtagctaaccatggacagaaacacccatcgcggagcaagtaggtttgagctacaaccccattgctactaatcaaaataattgactcgattgaaaccaatcctcaacggattaaactcatttcaaatctttaaagaatcaacttcaaacattacatttcacaagccacatAACAATttagccaaaccaacatccatagtcattcgagtcaatcaaataatacgtaaggcagatacaatcaccaaatacacaatatctcacatcagtacccatatgtaataattccaataataaactatagtttttggaaagcgcacctacctcaaaacgcaattccataacccaaacgcctcacagagtcctttctgcCTCAACCTGagctgacggcaaccaaaacctcagctcccaatCACGTTCGTAATAAccgaaacataaatacttactgaactagcgAAACGAAGCAGCTGCGATATCGGACGAgcccggcaacagctccggcggcggccagaagctctgatggatcaactataaaaaccacgcagcattaaaaccttctcgaaatccagaaaggcagaaacctcaattaaaacccttaccagaAGAATGGAGCAGCAGCTCCGGCGGCGACCTCCTGCAGTAACCACACCGTTTCCCGGCAACCAGAGGCACAACGGGGTTTCTTGGCGGCAGAAACGGCGGTGGCTGGGCGCGGTTATGCCTCCTCTCCTCTGTATGACCCGGCGGCTTCCCTCTCGCCAGCACACAGCGGCGGTATTGCAACAAGGAGCACAGCGGCGGCGCGTAGACCGGCGACGACCCCCAGCAGTGGTGCCGGCGAACCAGTCGCGACGGAGGCAGCAGCAGCTCAGACCACATCTCTCCAGTCTCCGAtgcgatctctctctctcttccactGATGTTGACGATGACGGCAAGGATAGAAGCGGTGGCGCGAACACCACAACAGCGGCGGCGAGCTAGTCAGCGGCGCGAGTGACGACGAAGGCCCTACGTtcggcctctctctctctcttcggcgTTGCTCTCCCCCGGTGACCCTCTTGCGTGCGACGCGACGCGACAGGGACTGGGTGCTACTCCTCAGCATCGCGCCTTCTCCCTCCTCTCGGTGACAGAGGCGCGCCACATGGCTCCATGGACGGACAGCGATGGCAGCGCAGATTGGGTAGCGGCAGCAACGTGGCCACCTTCCCCCTTTCTTCTCCGATCTCCTCTACTCCCCCTCAGATTCCTCtttctttctgtttctttctttgTGCCGTATGTTTTGTTAGGAAGGGGAAACAAGGGCGGCTACTGTTAGAAGGGAGGGGCTGCAGCAGTTGTGAGGAAACCGGCTCGTGGGTTATGGTTTCCGGGTTAGGGTTTCatcattttgaaaattagggttagggacattttagtaatttcacttaaaaatagggataatatagaaattagaaataaattctgaTCCAACAAAATTAATGTATAGAAATACTATTTGCTCCTCCGTTttgcaaattattttcaataaaatgcccaaatctaaaaattagaaataatatacttaatttcttcattttccaaaatagcagtaataatatttaaaatattacttatctaatccaaatcatataaaatccttattattttcataactatcaaccttatactttaaatatagaaaataatctaatagttataaaattggataataatcataacttatctcaagttcaataaatcaaacttgccttaattatccttaataaaataatctctgaaattaaggctataaataactatatgatttgagacttgatcataaaaagacttttcaaagattctgggtcttacaaacTTAACCTAtggttctctagcctaagttttcacaatacCTTAAATGTTAAatgcgcgaaacctaaaccataccttggccgatcactttattcaatccaaggcagcctcacaagcTACAAAACAGCCCCTCAAGCTCAAAGAACCCAGCTATAATCTTAGCTTTAATCGCCACCAAGCCTCCAAGCGCTCACTTTTCAATTCCAACACATGTATATAAACTTAATTCACACCTAATACACATATATGCTCCAAATTCAGCTTCTtcataataaaatcaaaattgattGGGGTTTAGGTTGTTCTTACCATTCCCACACACATAGCAACTCACGCCCAATAAGCCCcgcaagctaaatcgaacctaaaacaccaaATTATACAAAATCTCAACACCAAAGCCCAATAAATTCAGAACTGAAAATgagaaaattgagaaaaaaaCGTGGCTTCCTTACCTTACAATGTTATGGGCTTTATAGAGCTCGACGCCGCAGAGGCGTAGCCGCACACGGTATGACGATCGCAGCTCAGAGCGAGAAGTTATGTGGATTTAATAATTTGGTGAGGGTTTGGAGTCTCACCTTCGTTCTTCCCCCTTTTCCACTTCCACTGTTTTTGCATGCTGCCAGGGGAGAGAATGAACTTCACCCCCATTTAATTTGATTGTTAGTTGGACCCATGGGCCCGGTtcggcccgtttggcccaatctcGGGCCGAATTTTTCGAAAATGGTattaaaattctcgttttgaggagctctatcctattttgatattaattttgcatttttaattttcctaattaaaattcaatttattgactaattatttaccaaTTTTAGCGAGGTTTACATCTTACCCACCTAATTAGAAATTTTGTTCTCAAAATTCAGAgtgagttacctgaaaagaggtgtgggtagtccttccgcatctctgactcaagctcccaaGTATGTTCTTCAATACCAGCCTGACTCCAAGCTACTTTCTCCAAAGAAACTCTTTCGCGCGTAAACGCTTAATGCTGGTATCATCAATTCTAACCGGAGTTACTGGAAGCGTAAGATCTTCTCTCACTTGAATTGATTCCGGATCTAGGACATGGCTAGGATCAAAAGTATATTTACGAAGCTGTGATACGTGAAACACATCATGCAGGTTCGAAAGGTGTGGTGACAAAGCAATCCTATACACCACTGGTCATCAATACTCTCTAAAAATTGAAACGGCTAACTTAGTGGGGTTTAACTTCTTAGTTTTTGATTGCTCATCCGATTCTAGTTTGTTAAAGTAATCTTCAGAAATAGGTATCCTCTTCTTTCCAACTTGAGAAATATTCTTCTCAGATCTGCCTAACCCTTTTTGTCGGCTTTCATAATGAGAATCCTAACTCAAATTTGCGTAACTTTTTCTCCGTTGTCTCGGCTATCAAATTCAGGAATTAAGACATTCGATGTTTCAGTTTCCGATCAATACAAAGGTGTTTAGCATACTGTGAAGTCTCACCTTCTCCCTGATGTATAGTCTTATTACTATCTCCAATAAGTAATTTGCTCCCATAGGCAAACTGGACTTGCTCACTTGATCCACGATTTCCTAACAGCATCACCTTTTGTCCTAGACTTCGGCAACCTATTACGAGATCGATACctattctcttttacttttaatgTAGAACTCTTGACGGTTGTAGCCTTTCGCACGTCTTCTGGtggtctctcttttcttttttatgcGTCGAACATGTAATCACATAGATTGTCACTTCGTTCTTCACTTCTGGCGGCTCAAAATATCTTCTTGGATTCGCGATACGTTTTAGAAATCTCAAAGTAACTTCGAAAATCCTCTCTTGTAAGCTTTGGACAATAGTTTCTCATTTCAACTTCCGATTTCGACACATAATCCTCTCTTGGCATCTTCTTGATTCAACCGGCTTCAGTACTCTTAGTAGCTCCTTATCACCATTATTGCATTCCTTAAGTCCTTGACTCTACGATCTCTATTTCGGCATTGGGCATATAAATCTCTTCTAAATTCCCTTTTGTTTACCAGACTTTGACATCTTTGGCAGCTTCTTATTGTCTCGTTACGCGTACCGTATCTCATCAATACCACGTTGTAAATTGGTAATGGATTTAGCCCGACACTTCCACTACACACTCTCATTCTCCAACTCAGAACTTTAACTCATCTAACATTTCCTCTTTTGAAATTAATGTCCAAGAATCCCTTGGGAACTTCTTGCTTAGGGCGTCTACTACGATCTCACGCTATCACTTCAGCATGCATCTTAAGTCCTCCAATAATGCATCGTAGCAATTCCTTAAATGGTTCATTAGGTTCAAGTGATACTTGTATTGGCATAAATATCAATCTTCTTTCTATGGCTCGAAGGCTTTCATCGTATCCTGGTATTTCATTCACATGGTACACCTCATTGCATCTATTTAGTCATGAGCGATACGATTAGCAAAGATTAAGGCTCTAGATTTCCTAGGAAAGTTGCTGATTCATTTTCATGTTCAAAAGTCTTGCTTTAAAGGATTGACACTCTAATAGTTGCATCTAAGAGTTATGTGCGTCGCAAGATCCAATACGAGTTGATTTTTCGAAGAGATGTTATGTTCAAGAGATGAACGAGTAACATGAACGGTGTTCACAAGAATTCAAAAGAAAGTCTAGCATACAGTTGACCGGAGTTGTATAGAACTAACGGAATACACAAGAAAAGAAACCCAATCGCATCTCAGGGAAGAAATTCGAATCAAAGCTTGATTAGAAGAATAAGGTATGTCAAATTAAATAGGTTCTAGTTGGCTTTAAAGGGACGCGAGTTTCCACAAGAGAGCAACTCTACATACCGTAGGTCTCTAAGATTCAAAGATTACATGATTATATTAGGATGAGTCCAAGTTTAATTTAAAAGAGACAAGGTTTATACGAGTGAGGAACAAAATCGGAAGAATGATGAATTGGGCTCTTACAAGAAAAGATTCAAGATAGAGCTTTCAATGTAAGCTATAAGAGAAAGATTAGATTAAGTCGTGAAGATTAGTTTGCGCACTCTCGCAAGAAAACACTTAGTTGGACGATTCTCTCTTCCAGTACTCCCTTCACCCGGTCCTGAGTTCTACTGATTATAATGATGTCTTCACTTGTGGTGCAATCAACACTGATCCGGCTTTCGGCATTAAGTCTATCGCAAACTCATGTTCTCTCTATGGTGGGAATTCTGGTACATCTCCAAGGACGGTCTCGAGAACTCTCTCTCATATAGGAATTCGATCTTACCTTGACTCGTCTCTTGATTAATTAACAACTAAAGGTTGGATCCACTATATTCCTCTTCCTCGAAGTCTTAACGTCACTGGATTTCAAACGGTAACTCCGCATAGCTCTCGATAGTTCCAATTTCTTAGGTATAATCCACCATGCTTCCCCTGCATCATTCTGATTCTCATCCTTTAAGAACCTAGTCACTCATCTAAGTTAGCTAGGTATCGCTCCACCTTAACAACTAATAGTCTTCGACTAACCATCGACTCGGACTCCACGATCATAAAAACTTGTCATGCTTCATAAATGGATGTTACATATATTAATGATACGCAAGGTAGTTAAAAACTCAACTGCTAGTTCATGGTTACCTCGGATATGAAAATCAGATTCGACTGCAACCCGGCGTTTCTTGTGTGGACAGTCTCGAGCTATATGCCCGGACttcccgcacttgtaacatacgcCTAATCCAGCCCTGCATGGTCTGTTTGGATGGTACTTCTTGCATCTTGGGCACCTTAAGTCATCCGGTTTGGTACTAGTTTGCCCTTCTGAATTCGGATCC is from Arachis ipaensis cultivar K30076 chromosome B01, Araip1.1, whole genome shotgun sequence and encodes:
- the LOC110265422 gene encoding uncharacterized protein LOC110265422; the protein is MWSELLLPPSRLVRRHHCWGSSPVYAPPLCSLLQYRRCVLARGKPPGHTEERRHNRAQPPPFLPPRNPVVPLVAGKRCGYCRRSPPELLLHSSVDPSELLAAAGAVAGLVRYRSCFVSLVQ